GCCGTACTGCAGCACGGGCTTCTGAGGGCGGCCCGCTCATGACACCCGGTCCGGCACCAGCGGTGCGCATCCTCGAGGAGTGGGTGCTGCGCGGGGGCTACTGGCAGGTGCTCACCAGCTCGCCGGAGCACACGAGCGTCTCCCTCCTGACCTGCGACGGCGGCGAGGAGATGGAGCGGGTGGTCGACGACGGGCCGGAGCTGCACGACTGGCTGGCCGGCCGTACGTCGTCGGCGGACTGACCCGGACGGTCCCGCACGCCCGCGCCCTCCTCGTTTGTTCACCCGGGTGAACAAATCTGAAGGCGCCCCCCTTATTGGCTGTGTCCCCGGCGTCCACGCGTCGGCGGGCCCCGAGGCGGAGCGCGAAGTTCTGCCACACCGGCAGGGCCGGCAGCCCTAGCCCGACCTCGGCGCGGTCAGCAAGGTTGCGCAGGCGCTCGAGGGCCTCGTCGGCAGACGCAGATGTACAGCATCGCGTCCACCACGCTCAGCAGGTCCTCGGTCAGGCCACTTGGGTACGACATGCCCGCCACGGTGACGACACGACCGTCGGTGCAACAGGGACACACGCAGTCACAGGACACCGCGGCCCTTGCGCCGCTCGAAGACCAGCTGGGTCTCGGTGGAGCGCACGACGGGGTGCACGGTGATGTGCTCCAGGACCAGGTCGCGCAACGCCTCCGGGTCGGCCACGGCCACGAGCAGGTGGAAGTCGTCCTCCCCCGCGACGTGCAGCGCCTGGAGCACACCGGGCACCTGGACGAGCGAGTCGTAGAGCGTGGTCACGTGCTGCGCGTCGTGGCTGCCGAGCCGGACCTTGATGACCGCCTGCAACGGGAAGCCGAGCGCGGCGACCTGCACCTGGACGCTGGTGCCGACGATGACGCCCCGCTCGCGCAGCGCACGGACCCGGTAGGCACAGGTGGACTCGGCGACCCCGAGTCGGGCGGCGAGGGCCTTGTTGGTGAGCCGGCCGTCGGCCCCGAGGGCCCGCAGGATGTCCAGGTCGAGCTGGTCGAGCGCCACGGCCGCCGGGGACCGTGACGATCGGGGCGTGGGGGGCGACTGTGATCCGGACAACCCGG
This Nocardioides dokdonensis FR1436 DNA region includes the following protein-coding sequences:
- a CDS encoding Lrp/AsnC family transcriptional regulator, coding for MALDQLDLDILRALGADGRLTNKALAARLGVAESTCAYRVRALRERGVIVGTSVQVQVAALGFPLQAVIKVRLGSHDAQHVTTLYDSLVQVPGVLQALHVAGEDDFHLLVAVADPEALRDLVLEHITVHPVVRSTETQLVFERRKGRGVL